One Bufo gargarizans isolate SCDJY-AF-19 chromosome 4, ASM1485885v1, whole genome shotgun sequence DNA window includes the following coding sequences:
- the AGBL5 gene encoding LOW QUALITY PROTEIN: cytosolic carboxypeptidase-like protein 5 (The sequence of the model RefSeq protein was modified relative to this genomic sequence to represent the inferred CDS: deleted 2 bases in 2 codons), protein MEVRCGGLLFSSKFDSGNLARVEKVERSDGDGDLSSSNGSSGAGTSSCTPTPDYEFNVWTKPDCADTEYENGNRSWFYFSVRGGAPGKLIKINIMNMNKQSKLYGQGMAPFVRTVPIRSRWERVRERPTFQMVENQFVLSFAHRFLDCRGATTYFAFCYPFSYEESQELLSGLDDRFSDSKVMSPGSSPPESIYYHRELLCHSLEGLRVDLLTISSCHGMMEEREPRLDKLFPDRSCPRPFCFSGKRVFFLSSRVHPGETPSSFVFNGFLEFILRQDDPRAAMLRRMFIFKLIPMLNPDGVVRGHYRTDTRGVNLNRQYLAPDFELHPSVYGAKSVLLYHHIHDRVRSSDPDSRNTTTLSPSNPALRPKTLNHSPTQLPTEDDLSDIEKTNNLLNSMDRKGPYVTSQGLTQETTILPEDEDFTREKELWALGPDLKAEVDGDHGESRLDTDSSNEATTSVPPQESGIAFYVDLHGHASKRGCFMYGNYFTDENEQMENLLYPKLISLNSAHFDFMGCNFSEKNMYAKDKRDGQSKEGSGRVAIHKATGIVHSYTLECNYNTGRCVNTIPGACHDNGRATPPPPPAFPPKFTTDIFEQVGRAIAIAALDMAECNPWPRLIMSEYSSLSNLRAWMLKHVRNTKGAALGGSRKKGTKTPPKASSFASSSENNLSRARSFSNGTSSSSSQQNSPQTRPSASFTFICGQSPPKGGAHRLLGPVRDTKAQEKRRQHHQSLLRATVHSPTRSHQIPSTQSPHLSALISRGSPRPLVHQKPPCTLPVSLSMSGSGFSNLTSANKTKSPAAVKKSQQEGDSSKPLIWPNTEIPLIQNLQKRSNSHYSAEYSRSLESLGVRPSRIPVRRGPLLHSQSLRHVTNERDSPILRIWKYTSEQALKHCTLTDLAAVTSSLTVCSVPLLKSKTDEPLYACDQTKEQSFPSVSPESAHLSPFRNVLSFCAEG, encoded by the exons GTCCTGGTTTTACTTTAGCGTAAGAGGCGGAGCTCCGGGGAAACTCATTAAAATAAACATCATGAACATGAATAAACAGAGCAAGCTGTACGGCCAGGGAATGGCGCCATTCGTTCGCACTGTCCCCATCCGCTCACGCTGGGAGCGTGTCCGCGAAAGACCCACCTTCCAG ATGGTGGAGAACCAGTTTGTCCTGTCGTTTGCCCACCGCTTCCTGGACTGCCGCGGCGCCACCACCTACTTTGCTTTCTGCTACCCTTTCTCTTATGAGGAGAGCCAAGAGCTGCTGTCCGGCCTGGACGACCGATTCTCCGACAGCAAGGTCATGTCTCCCGGCAG CAGCCCGCCCGAATCCATCTACTACCATCGGGAGCTTCTCTGTCACTCCCTGGAGGGCCTCCGCGTCGACCTTCTCACCATCAGCTCCTGCCACGGGATGATGGAGGAACGGGAGCCCAGACTGGACAAGCTGTTCCCGGATCGCTCCTGTCCACGGCCGTTTTGCTTCTCTGGGAAGAGG GTGTTCTTCCTGAGCAGCCGCGTTCACCCAGGGGAGACGCCCTCCAGCTTTGTCTTCAACGGCTTCTTGGAATTTATCCTGAGGCAGGACGACCCCCGGGCGGCCATGCTGAGGCGCATGTTCATCTTCAAGCTCATTCCCATGCTGAACCCTGATGGGGTGGTGAGGGGACATTACAG GACAGATACTCGGGGAGTGAACCTGAACCGGCAATATCTTGCCCCAGATTTTGAGCTTCACCCATCAGTCTATGGAGCAAAGTCTGTCCTCCTCTACCACCATATCCATGACCGCGTCCGTTCCAGTGATCCCGACTCGAGGAATACCACAACTCTTTCCCCCTCTAACCCTGCACTCCGACCAAAGACTTTGAATCATTCCCCGACACAGCTCCCCACAGAGGACGACTTGTCTGACATAGAGAAGACAAATAACCTGTTAAACAGTATGGACAGGAAGGGTCCATATGTGACATCTCAGGGCCTGACGCAAGAAACCACCATCTTACCCGAAGACGAGGACTTCACCAGGGAGAAGGAACTTTGGGCCTTGGGGCCGGATCTCAAGGCTGAAGTTGACGGCGACCATGGCGAGTCCCGTTTGGACACTGATAGCAGCAATGAGGCCACAACCTCTGTTCCTCCTCAGGAAAGTGGTATTGCCTTCTATGTGGACCTTCATGGTCACGCTTCGAAAAGAGGATGCTTTATGTATGGGAACTACTTCACAGATGAGAACGAGCAG ATGGAGAACTTATTATATCCTAAGCTCATCTCCCTGAACTCCGCTCATTTCGATTTCATGGGCTGCAATTTCTCAGAGAAGAACATGTATGCGAAGGACAAGAGGGACGGTCAGTCCAAGGAGGGCAGTGGTCGTGTGGCCATACACAAAGCCACGGGGATTGTTCACAG CTACACTCTGGAGTGCAATTACAACACCGGCCGCTGTGTCAACACCATCCCTGGGGCGTGTCACGACAACGGGAGAGCCACCCCCCCTCCGCCACCCGCCTTCCCCCCCAAGTTCACCACTGACATATTTGAGCAG GTTGGCAGAGCCATTGCCATCGCAGCTCTGGATATGGCGGAGTGTAACCCCTGGCCTCGGCTCATCATGTCGGAGTACAGCAGCCTCTCCAACCTGCGGGCA TGGATGCTGAAACATGTCCGTAATACCAAAGGAGCCGCTCTTGGAGGCTCCAGAAAGAAGGGCACTAAGACTCCTCCTAAGGCAAGCAG ttttgcttCATCCTCAGAGAATAATCTCAGCAGAGCACGGAGCTTCAGCAATGgcaccagcagcagcagtagccaaCAGAACtctccccagaccagaccctccgCCAGTTTCACCTTCATCTGTGGCCAGAGCCCCCCGAAGGGAGGAGCTCACAGACTCCTGGGTCCAGTGCGAG ACACCAAAGCTCAGGAGAAGCGGCGGCAGCACCACCAGTCACTTCTGCGGGCCACTGTCCACAGTCCGACCAGGAGCCACCAGATCCCCAGCACACAGAGTCCTCACTTGTCAGCGCTTATCAGTCGGGGAAGCCCGCGTCCTTTGGTCCATCAGAAGCCACCCTGCACCCTCCCGGTGTCACTCAGCATGTCAG GCAGTGGATTCAGCAACTTGACTTCAGCTAACAAGACTAAGAGTCCAGCAGCAGTCAAGAAGAGTCAGCAGGAGGGAGATTCCAGTAAACCACTGATCTggcccaacacagagatcccccTGATACAG AATTTGCAAAAAAGAAGCAACAGCCATTACAGTGCAGAATATTCCAG GTCTCTGGAAAGCTTGGGTGTTCGTCCCAGCCGGATCCCAGTGAGGAGGGGTCCTCTCCTGCACTCTCAGAGCCTCCGTCATGTTACCAATGAGCGGGATTCTCCTATTCTCAGAATCTGGAAATATACCTCTGAGCAGGCGTTGAAGCACTGCACCCTCACAG ATTTGGCTGCGGTAACATCCAGTCTGACTGTGTGCTCGGTGCCGCTTCTCAAGTCTAAGACAGATGAACCCTTATATGCGTGTGACCAAACCAAGGAGCAG AGTTTCCCGTCTGTCTCCCCGGAGAGCGCTCACCTTTCCCCCTTTCGGAATGTCCTGTCCTTCTGTGCGGAGGGCTGA
- the OST4 gene encoding dolichyl-diphosphooligosaccharide--protein glycosyltransferase subunit 4 codes for MITDVQLAIFANMLGVSLFLLVVLYHYVAVNNPKKQE; via the coding sequence ATGATCACTGACGTGCAGCTGGCGATCTTCGCTAACATGCTGGGGGTGTCGCTCTTCCTCCTGGTCGTCCTCTATCATTACGTCGCAGTCAATAATCCTAAGAAGCAGGAGTGA